One segment of Mycoplasmopsis glycophila DNA contains the following:
- a CDS encoding IS1634 family transposase, protein MITMIIMYNINMSNYILYKRKNPKGIYIALGISKGYGKGIGNLVGLGYWEEIKEKYSLQNIDDLKPIARLVPVGEDKIEVKTKFFQLLNPTSVETNVKNVGIELIYKVIKELDLFKGLPKTKHKSLEEVLEFIVATRIIQPRSYICQYKNKNDFLHEIDVKKSSIYNYFDTFLEYKNTILVNIYNKMQELTTRNTKLMHFDNTTVYFQSFSRDGLRQRGFSKDGKHDEDQIVVAMAVDNNGIPFHYKVFEGNTGDSKTLVKFLIEMQRIYKTKDTVIVADKGISQNANLRYLEQKGYKYIVQKRIDILGKEDKAFIVNDQGFVQENDYFTKSRLVQSVWAKNKNKKRYSDTFRKQFVYFSPSKQTLDKIKRQNLINKLEKKSINGEFPLSALVPEYKKKYMDVDGKTVGRLNIEKIKKVANEDGFYMIETNITNIDSKEANEIYKGQWKVEEGFRTLKSAIEVRPMYVYKDEHIQSHVFLCFLSLIVLKYCIYKLKKFYKDNGEIQKLTMNMFIDALKLITITTKTVNGKVVSEIKNNLDPEHKELNKIYSDFQYVVDGLSL, encoded by the coding sequence ATGATTACAATGATAATAATGTATAATATAAATATGAGCAACTACATTTTGTATAAAAGAAAAAACCCAAAAGGGATTTACATTGCATTAGGAATATCAAAAGGATACGGTAAAGGGATTGGGAATTTAGTTGGATTAGGTTATTGAGAAGAAATTAAAGAAAAATATTCTCTACAAAACATCGATGATTTAAAACCAATTGCTAGATTGGTTCCTGTTGGAGAAGATAAAATTGAAGTTAAAACCAAATTTTTCCAATTGCTTAACCCAACATCTGTCGAAACAAATGTGAAAAACGTTGGTATTGAACTTATTTATAAAGTAATTAAAGAACTAGATTTATTTAAAGGATTACCTAAAACTAAACACAAATCTTTAGAAGAAGTATTGGAATTTATTGTTGCAACAAGAATAATTCAACCAAGAAGTTATATTTGTCAATACAAAAACAAAAATGATTTTTTACATGAGATAGATGTAAAAAAATCTTCAATTTATAACTATTTTGATACTTTTTTAGAATATAAAAATACAATTTTAGTCAATATTTATAACAAAATGCAAGAATTGACAACTAGAAACACAAAATTAATGCATTTTGATAATACAACTGTTTATTTTCAAAGTTTTTCAAGAGATGGTTTGAGACAAAGAGGTTTTTCTAAAGACGGAAAGCATGATGAAGATCAAATTGTTGTGGCTATGGCAGTTGATAATAATGGTATTCCTTTTCACTATAAAGTCTTCGAAGGAAATACTGGAGATTCTAAAACTCTTGTGAAATTTTTAATTGAAATGCAAAGAATTTACAAAACAAAAGACACAGTAATAGTTGCTGATAAAGGTATTAGTCAAAATGCAAATTTAAGATATTTAGAACAAAAAGGATATAAATATATAGTTCAGAAACGTATTGATATTCTTGGAAAAGAAGATAAAGCATTTATAGTAAATGATCAAGGGTTTGTTCAGGAAAATGATTATTTTACTAAATCTAGACTCGTCCAATCTGTTTGAGCTAAAAATAAAAATAAAAAAAGATATAGCGATACCTTTAGAAAACAATTTGTCTATTTTAGCCCTTCAAAACAAACTTTAGACAAAATAAAAAGACAAAATCTTATTAATAAATTGGAGAAAAAATCTATTAACGGTGAATTTCCATTAAGTGCTTTGGTTCCTGAATATAAGAAAAAGTATATGGATGTAGATGGTAAAACAGTTGGAAGATTAAATATCGAAAAAATTAAAAAAGTCGCTAATGAAGATGGTTTTTATATGATTGAAACCAACATAACAAATATAGATTCAAAAGAAGCGAATGAAATATATAAGGGACAATGAAAAGTGGAAGAAGGTTTTAGAACTTTAAAATCAGCAATCGAAGTTAGACCGATGTACGTCTATAAAGATGAACATATTCAATCTCATGTGTTTTTATGCTTTTTGTCTCTAATTGTTTTGAAATATTGCATTTATAAATTAAAGAAATTTTATAAAGATAATGGAGAGATCCAAAAACTCACAATGAATATGTTTATAGATGCATTGAAACTTATAACAATCACAACAAAGACTGTGAATGGTAAAGTTGTAAGTGAAATCAAGAATAATTTAGACCCAGAACATAAGGAATTAAACAAAATATATAGTGATTTTCAATATGTAGTGGATGGTCTATCATTGTAA
- the rpmA gene encoding 50S ribosomal protein L27, which yields MAKTKAGGSTRNGRDSHSKRLGAKLGDGQYCTAGSIIYRQRGTKIFPGENVGRGGDDTLYSKITGYVKYECKRNRKFVSVYPERVK from the coding sequence ATGGCAAAAACCAAAGCTGGTGGATCTACCCGTAACGGTCGTGATTCACATTCAAAACGTTTAGGTGCTAAATTAGGTGACGGACAATACTGTACAGCAGGTTCAATCATTTATCGTCAAAGAGGAACAAAAATCTTCCCAGGTGAAAATGTTGGACGTGGTGGAGACGATACATTATATTCAAAAATTACTGGTTACGTAAAATACGAATGCAAAAGAAACAGAAAGTTTGTTTCTGTATACCCAGAAAGAGTAAAATAA
- a CDS encoding 2-hydroxyacid dehydrogenase, with amino-acid sequence MKIAFFDSKDYDVKYFEKFNNGRHEITFFKENLNLNTAKLAKGYDAVCGFVNTYGDKVILEVLKKLGVKFWFQRSMGYNKIDVAKANELGIEVFRIFNYSAESIGEFAMAGLLCLNRNLIKAHDRVSKYNFSLNGLDGLCVGNSTIGVIGSGKIGQTFIKIAKATGARVIVFDAFAQENFPETADKFGFEWVSLTELLKQSDFISIHCPLLSSTRYLIDDAAIEVMKPGVILVNTARGEIMDLKAVLRGLKSGKIRGLATDVLEREEGRFYEDVSSRIEELKAMDPDWKELIEMDNVLVTSHQAYLTDLALTQIAKTTLDNADAAEQGNFDNALRLMENGKIKNG; translated from the coding sequence ATGAAAATAGCTTTTTTCGATTCAAAAGACTATGATGTAAAATACTTTGAAAAATTCAATAACGGAAGACACGAAATTACATTCTTCAAAGAAAATTTAAACTTAAATACAGCTAAATTAGCAAAAGGTTACGATGCTGTTTGTGGTTTTGTTAACACATATGGTGATAAAGTGATTTTAGAAGTACTTAAAAAACTAGGAGTTAAATTCTGATTCCAAAGATCAATGGGATACAACAAAATTGATGTAGCTAAAGCTAATGAATTAGGAATTGAAGTTTTTAGAATTTTTAACTATTCAGCAGAAAGTATTGGTGAATTTGCTATGGCAGGTTTATTATGCTTAAACAGAAATTTAATTAAAGCACATGACAGAGTGTCAAAATACAATTTCTCATTAAATGGACTTGATGGACTTTGTGTTGGTAACTCAACAATTGGGGTTATTGGTTCTGGAAAAATTGGACAAACATTTATTAAAATTGCAAAAGCAACAGGGGCAAGAGTTATTGTTTTTGACGCTTTCGCTCAAGAAAACTTTCCAGAAACAGCAGATAAATTTGGTTTTGAATGAGTTTCATTAACAGAATTACTTAAACAAAGTGATTTCATTTCAATTCACTGTCCTTTATTATCATCAACAAGATACTTAATTGATGATGCTGCGATTGAAGTTATGAAACCAGGTGTTATTTTAGTTAATACAGCACGTGGTGAAATTATGGACTTAAAAGCAGTTTTAAGAGGACTTAAATCAGGTAAAATTCGTGGACTTGCAACTGACGTTTTAGAAAGAGAAGAAGGAAGATTCTACGAAGATGTTTCATCAAGAATTGAAGAACTTAAAGCAATGGATCCAGACTGAAAAGAATTAATTGAAATGGACAATGTTTTAGTAACATCACACCAAGCTTACTTAACAGATTTAGCTCTTACACAAATTGCTAAAACAACATTAGATAATGCAGATGCAGCAGAGCAAGGTAACTTTGACAATGCATTAAGACTTATGGAGAACGGAAAAATTAAAAATGGATAA
- a CDS encoding IS3 family transposase, translating to MRQLKAHQWLELFASYEDYKNNLISKNDFELKYYSIRGFSFFDRKFNEAKKYFVFKYNRYNLGMINIESQTGKSSKKGKGSGRPKRQKITPIEIVKKEWEKMPKEQLIEILEIYKDSFDRNNIEVDISKIKKSSLSTRKLGLCFNKSKSTIHNLKTKDQQTRKKSVNTKYDELIIKSFKKNKGLFGRKRLESYIRTKFQIDLNYRTIGRAMRRLNLFCLIRRKKIDREQKNTNVKFIDLVNRDYHGETNQIIATDVTYISAPKDCLNNFVFLSVAIDHKSKFVVNYNLSKRNDLELVMEHMSKIKMDKKWIAHSDHGFQYSSKTYVDLIQKNNGVVSMGRVGNSLDNREAEYFFSILKSECLKLIDITKITFNELKSLIDDFVFWYNNERIQSVLNWKTPQECWGVLAN from the coding sequence ATGAGACAATTAAAGGCACATCAATGATTAGAACTATTCGCTAGTTACGAAGATTACAAAAATAATTTGATATCAAAAAATGATTTTGAACTTAAATATTATTCAATCAGAGGTTTTAGTTTTTTTGATAGAAAATTCAATGAGGCTAAAAAATATTTTGTCTTCAAGTATAACAGATATAATTTAGGAATGATAAATATAGAATCGCAAACAGGTAAATCATCTAAAAAAGGTAAAGGGTCAGGTAGACCAAAAAGGCAAAAAATTACTCCTATTGAAATTGTAAAAAAGGAATGAGAAAAAATGCCTAAGGAACAATTGATTGAAATTTTAGAAATTTATAAAGACTCTTTTGATAGAAATAATATTGAAGTTGATATTTCTAAAATTAAGAAATCTTCACTTTCTACAAGAAAATTGGGCCTATGCTTTAATAAATCTAAGTCAACAATTCACAATCTAAAAACTAAAGATCAGCAAACAAGAAAAAAATCTGTAAATACTAAATATGATGAATTAATAATTAAGTCATTTAAGAAAAATAAGGGTTTGTTTGGTAGAAAAAGATTGGAAAGTTATATTAGAACAAAATTCCAAATAGATCTAAATTATAGGACTATTGGTAGAGCGATGAGAAGATTAAACTTATTTTGTTTAATCAGAAGAAAGAAAATAGACAGAGAACAAAAGAACACAAACGTAAAATTTATAGATCTTGTTAATCGTGATTATCACGGAGAGACAAACCAAATAATTGCCACTGATGTTACTTATATTTCTGCACCAAAAGATTGCTTAAACAATTTTGTATTTTTATCTGTTGCGATTGATCACAAAAGCAAATTTGTTGTTAATTATAATCTTTCAAAAAGAAATGATTTAGAACTAGTAATGGAACATATGTCTAAAATCAAAATGGACAAAAAATGAATAGCTCATTCTGATCATGGTTTCCAATATTCTTCAAAAACTTATGTAGATTTAATTCAGAAAAACAATGGTGTTGTATCAATGGGTAGAGTTGGAAATTCTTTAGATAATAGAGAAGCAGAATATTTCTTTTCGATTTTAAAATCAGAATGTTTAAAATTAATCGACATTACAAAAATAACTTTTAATGAATTAAAATCATTGATTGATGATTTTGTGTTTTGATACAACAACGAAAGAATTCAATCAGTATTAAATTGAAAAACACCTCAAGAGTGTTGAGGTGTTTTAGCAAATTAA
- a CDS encoding DNA-processing protein DprA, which yields MNLLLLYLTHIYKGNYSSVIESLRKQNQIDQNKLIEIKQIYQQKEIKYLTPLDPYYPFAKEKDREYPALIFYIGNIELLNKQYKVAMINEIDSPLTKFFVSRVSKIFSDDFAWITSDIKKGQNLLKEKITSKHSNTIYILSSGLDKIDQSKINLENELYISVWPINTHPKKFHYLMNCDLIAYLADFIIMISSNKNSKSHGLVNYFLNYGKEVYCFPGVNIDDGNTQLIKDGASLITDIKEIKST from the coding sequence ATGAATTTATTATTACTTTATTTAACTCACATTTACAAAGGTAATTATTCAAGCGTAATTGAATCATTAAGAAAGCAAAATCAAATTGATCAAAACAAATTAATTGAAATAAAGCAAATCTATCAACAAAAAGAAATTAAATATCTAACACCTTTAGATCCTTATTATCCATTTGCAAAAGAAAAAGATAGAGAATATCCAGCACTCATTTTTTATATTGGTAACATTGAACTTTTAAACAAACAATATAAAGTGGCAATGATTAATGAAATTGATAGTCCACTTACCAAATTCTTTGTTTCACGTGTAAGTAAAATTTTTTCAGATGATTTTGCATGAATAACAAGTGACATTAAAAAAGGCCAAAATTTACTAAAAGAAAAAATAACAAGCAAACATTCAAATACTATTTACATCTTAAGTTCTGGTCTTGATAAAATTGATCAAAGCAAAATAAATCTTGAAAATGAGCTTTATATTTCGGTTTGACCAATAAATACTCATCCTAAAAAATTTCATTATTTGATGAACTGTGATTTAATTGCATATTTAGCAGATTTTATTATTATGATTTCTTCTAACAAAAATAGTAAGTCACACGGTCTTGTTAACTACTTTTTGAATTACGGGAAAGAAGTTTATTGCTTTCCAGGCGTTAATATTGATGATGGAAATACGCAATTAATAAAAGATGGAGCTAGCTTAATTACCGACATAAAAGAAATAAAAAGCACTTAA
- the ileS gene encoding isoleucine--tRNA ligase has protein sequence MDYKKTLNMPVTGFEMRANLTQKEPLYRKEWLDNQIYKKVLEQNKNNPHFILHDGPPYANGSIHVGHAMNKILKDIIVRYKSLQGFYSPFVPGWDTHGLPIEHKMLLESKLNKDELTPLILRKKAAKYALKQVENQKKEFATLQLLSDLEKIYITLDKNYVAKQLEVFKKMVLDGLVYKGLKPVYWSPSSQSALAEAEVEYQDVVSPSIYVAFNVIDSDFASILKDDKLIIWTTTPWTLIANAGVALGENLVYLVVKHNNQRYIVAEALVDNVAAKLKWENFQIVDKFTGKDISKITYTTPILKQEAPVVIGHHVTADSGTGLVHIAPLFGEDDFQIGLKHKLNMIMHVSDTGIIENSNTKFDGIFYDDANKLISEFLGNELLYFERFKHSYPHDWRTHKPIIFRGTPQWFVSIDKIRKQILDQIETSVSTYPEWAKSRLFQMIENRHDWTISRQRTWGVPIIIFYNEQKEPVIAADIFDHVISLVKEHGADIWWEKETDELLPEKYRNLGYTREMDIMDVWFDSGVSSIAVDIANDVESPYDLYLEGVDQYRGWFNSSIINSVAYKGVTPYKNLISHGFTLDGKGEKMSKSKGNTILPQEVISKRGADILRLWVANSEYTNDVSISDEILDQNTELYRKLRNTLRFILGNLDGYNQADSVQRNGIHKYIQNVLYQLINNVIKAYDEYKFINVVKLINNFVVELSSFYLSVTKDILYIRPKNDPERLMVLANFYEIAEFLIVALAPIIPTTAEEAYKFFNKDNKKESVMLDKFASQKEVDLDFIDKFNSFFAARDQVNILIENEIKKGTIKRSNEASIILPRILDLPENLDLRTLLMVGQIELGDDYGISKFESIKCERCWNHFKEEQIKDNLCSTCYQVIAELDNE, from the coding sequence ATGGACTATAAAAAAACTCTAAATATGCCTGTTACAGGCTTTGAAATGAGAGCCAATTTAACTCAAAAAGAACCTTTATATCGTAAAGAATGATTAGACAACCAAATCTACAAAAAAGTTTTAGAACAAAACAAAAATAATCCTCATTTTATCTTACATGATGGGCCACCATACGCAAATGGAAGTATACATGTTGGACATGCTATGAACAAGATTTTAAAAGATATTATTGTTCGTTATAAATCATTACAAGGATTCTATTCACCTTTTGTACCTGGGTGAGATACACACGGATTACCAATCGAGCACAAAATGCTTTTAGAATCAAAACTCAATAAAGATGAACTCACTCCTTTGATTTTACGTAAAAAAGCTGCTAAATATGCTTTAAAACAAGTAGAAAATCAGAAAAAAGAGTTTGCAACTTTACAACTTCTTAGTGATTTAGAAAAAATTTATATTACTTTAGACAAAAACTATGTAGCTAAACAATTAGAAGTTTTCAAAAAAATGGTTCTTGATGGTCTTGTTTATAAAGGTCTTAAACCTGTTTATTGATCGCCAAGTAGTCAAAGTGCGCTAGCTGAAGCGGAAGTCGAATATCAAGATGTTGTCAGCCCTTCAATTTATGTTGCTTTCAATGTTATTGATTCTGATTTTGCAAGTATCCTAAAAGATGATAAATTAATTATTTGAACTACTACACCATGAACTTTAATCGCTAATGCAGGGGTAGCTTTAGGAGAAAATTTAGTTTATTTAGTTGTGAAACACAACAATCAAAGATACATTGTTGCTGAAGCTTTAGTTGATAATGTAGCTGCTAAATTGAAATGAGAAAACTTTCAAATAGTTGACAAATTTACTGGAAAAGATATTTCAAAAATTACTTATACAACTCCAATTTTAAAACAAGAAGCTCCTGTTGTGATTGGGCACCACGTTACAGCAGATAGTGGAACAGGTTTAGTTCATATTGCTCCATTATTTGGTGAAGACGATTTCCAAATCGGGCTTAAACATAAACTTAATATGATTATGCATGTTAGCGACACAGGAATTATTGAAAATTCAAATACAAAATTTGATGGTATTTTCTATGATGATGCTAATAAATTAATTTCAGAGTTTTTAGGTAACGAATTATTATACTTTGAAAGATTTAAGCACTCATACCCTCATGACTGAAGAACACATAAACCAATTATTTTTAGAGGTACACCACAATGATTTGTTTCAATTGATAAAATTCGTAAACAAATTCTTGATCAAATTGAAACTAGTGTTTCTACTTATCCAGAGTGAGCAAAAAGCCGTTTATTCCAAATGATTGAAAATAGACACGATTGAACAATTTCTAGACAAAGAACATGAGGTGTTCCAATCATTATTTTCTACAACGAGCAAAAAGAACCTGTAATTGCAGCTGATATTTTTGACCACGTAATTTCTTTAGTTAAAGAACACGGTGCAGATATTTGATGAGAAAAAGAAACAGATGAATTGTTACCAGAGAAGTACCGTAATTTAGGATACACAAGAGAAATGGACATTATGGATGTTTGATTTGACTCTGGTGTTTCATCAATTGCTGTTGATATAGCTAATGATGTTGAGTCTCCATATGATTTATATTTAGAAGGTGTTGATCAATATCGTGGATGATTTAACTCATCAATTATTAATTCGGTTGCTTACAAAGGTGTAACACCATATAAAAACCTTATTTCACATGGATTTACTCTTGATGGAAAAGGTGAAAAAATGTCAAAATCAAAAGGAAACACAATTCTTCCACAAGAAGTAATTTCTAAAAGAGGAGCAGACATTTTACGTTTATGAGTAGCTAATAGCGAATATACTAATGACGTAAGTATTTCGGATGAAATTCTTGACCAAAACACTGAACTTTACCGTAAACTTAGAAATACATTAAGATTCATTTTAGGTAACTTAGATGGTTATAATCAAGCTGATTCTGTTCAAAGAAATGGAATTCACAAATATATTCAAAACGTTTTATATCAACTTATTAATAATGTAATTAAAGCATATGATGAATATAAATTTATTAATGTAGTTAAGTTAATTAATAACTTTGTTGTTGAATTATCAAGTTTTTACTTATCAGTAACAAAAGACATTTTATATATTCGTCCAAAAAATGATCCAGAAAGATTAATGGTTTTAGCAAACTTTTATGAAATTGCAGAATTTTTAATTGTTGCTTTAGCTCCTATTATTCCTACTACAGCTGAAGAAGCTTACAAATTCTTTAATAAAGACAATAAAAAAGAATCTGTTATGCTTGATAAATTTGCATCTCAAAAAGAAGTTGATCTAGATTTTATCGACAAGTTTAATTCATTTTTTGCAGCTCGTGACCAAGTGAACATTTTGATCGAAAATGAAATTAAAAAAGGAACAATTAAACGTTCTAATGAAGCAAGTATTATCTTACCTAGAATTTTAGACTTACCTGAAAACTTGGATTTAAGAACTTTATTAATGGTAGGTCAAATTGAGCTTGGTGATGATTATGGTATTTCGAAATTTGAATCAATTAAATGTGAACGTTGCTGAAATCATTTTAAAGAAGAACAAATCAAAGATAATCTTTGCTCAACTTGTTACCAAGTTATTGCGGAGTTAGATAATGAATAA
- the rpmB gene encoding 50S ribosomal protein L28, with amino-acid sequence MARRDVLTGKGPLTGNKRSHAMNASKRKFNVNLQKVKVNLNGRSQKIRVSAKTLKTLKTKGLI; translated from the coding sequence ATGGCAAGAAGAGACGTCTTAACAGGAAAAGGGCCATTAACAGGAAACAAGCGTTCACACGCTATGAATGCCTCAAAAAGAAAATTCAATGTTAACTTACAAAAAGTTAAAGTGAATTTAAATGGTCGTTCACAAAAAATTAGAGTTAGTGCTAAAACTCTTAAAACTCTTAAAACAAAAGGATTAATTTAA
- the rplU gene encoding 50S ribosomal protein L21, producing MLAIIETGGKQLLVKEGQTIFVEKIEGEEGQEVKFDKVLLVDQKIGQPYLENALVTGIIEKQGKAKKIVVYRHNAKSTHKRKLGHRQPYTRVKITGIQG from the coding sequence ATGTTAGCAATTATCGAAACAGGTGGGAAACAACTTTTAGTTAAAGAAGGTCAAACAATCTTCGTTGAAAAAATCGAAGGCGAAGAAGGTCAAGAAGTAAAATTTGATAAAGTTTTATTAGTTGACCAAAAAATTGGACAACCTTACTTAGAAAATGCATTAGTAACAGGAATTATTGAAAAACAAGGAAAAGCAAAAAAAATCGTTGTTTATCGTCACAACGCTAAGTCTACTCACAAGAGAAAACTTGGACACCGTCAACCATACACACGTGTAAAAATTACAGGAATTCAAGGCTAA
- a CDS encoding YitT family protein — MKNISNENKKNEHEKCNKTCFASKTVLDKYKFWQYAKYKKIFPTDKIEIAQNYASNKTVPEISQKDIEVNTEWLKYKMGKYLANNMKKPLTFKMFLTKYWKNILIVFLSAVIFNFGVQAFLSKADTIPSGITGVPTLLQQIFPKLKPYFALIYLACNIPLFLCFGWKLKKSFFLITLLFMIFQILINLLLVNIDFVREFITNKIEFVPMNIAVVRQYLYGDEAINHLTTSGMESLLNEWKDLNNWNDQSFEWIKNELLNNYVDANGNVIYHLTHLEKLSYWYDTGKTWPILIYGALGAIFIGIGVALSWKAGGSTGGTDIIAYYFSYKTKKSIGNILSVVAIFTAIIFLVIYAIVKPNPRSIIIGTRELSTFSYIVISNLVVNKLYPKYKKINLTIISSEPEKIIAYFKLINYWHSYRIIRYKSGYTGKYGFGIETSILLMEAKNLVDDLKLIDPNIWISQTKIDKIYGKFNIDYVE, encoded by the coding sequence ATGAAAAATATTTCGAATGAAAATAAAAAAAATGAACACGAAAAATGCAATAAGACATGTTTTGCATCAAAAACTGTTCTCGATAAATACAAATTTTGACAGTATGCCAAATACAAAAAAATTTTTCCAACTGATAAAATTGAAATAGCCCAAAATTATGCTTCAAATAAAACAGTTCCTGAAATTTCTCAAAAAGATATTGAAGTCAACACAGAATGACTTAAATATAAGATGGGGAAATATTTAGCTAACAACATGAAAAAACCACTAACATTTAAAATGTTTTTAACCAAGTATTGAAAAAACATTCTAATTGTTTTTTTATCTGCTGTAATTTTTAACTTTGGAGTTCAAGCTTTTTTAAGTAAAGCAGACACAATCCCATCTGGAATTACAGGGGTACCAACACTTTTGCAACAAATTTTTCCAAAACTTAAACCTTATTTTGCGCTTATTTATCTTGCATGTAATATTCCACTCTTTCTTTGTTTTGGATGAAAATTAAAAAAATCTTTTTTCTTAATCACACTTCTTTTTATGATTTTCCAAATTTTAATTAACCTTCTGTTAGTTAATATTGATTTTGTTAGAGAATTTATCACTAACAAAATCGAATTTGTTCCAATGAACATTGCTGTTGTAAGACAATATTTATATGGTGACGAAGCAATTAACCACCTTACAACTTCAGGGATGGAAAGTCTTTTAAATGAATGAAAAGATCTTAATAATTGAAATGATCAAAGCTTTGAATGAATCAAAAATGAATTATTAAATAATTATGTTGATGCAAATGGAAATGTAATCTATCATTTAACACATTTAGAAAAATTATCTTATTGATATGATACTGGTAAAACCTGACCAATTTTAATTTATGGTGCTTTAGGTGCTATTTTCATCGGAATTGGTGTAGCTCTTTCTTGAAAAGCTGGTGGTTCAACTGGTGGAACAGATATTATTGCTTACTACTTTTCTTATAAAACCAAGAAAAGCATTGGGAATATACTTAGTGTTGTAGCTATTTTTACAGCAATTATTTTCCTTGTGATCTATGCTATTGTAAAACCTAATCCAAGATCAATAATTATAGGAACAAGAGAGTTATCAACATTTAGTTACATCGTAATTTCAAATTTAGTTGTTAATAAACTTTATCCAAAATACAAAAAAATTAACTTAACAATAATTTCATCTGAACCTGAAAAAATTATTGCTTACTTCAAACTTATCAACTACTGACATAGTTATAGAATTATTCGTTATAAATCAGGTTACACAGGCAAATATGGCTTTGGTATTGAAACTTCTATTTTATTAATGGAAGCAAAAAACCTTGTTGATGATCTTAAATTAATTGACCCTAATATTTGAATTTCACAAACCAAAATTGATAAAATTTACGGAAAATTCAATATTGACTATGTTGAATAA
- a CDS encoding signal peptidase II, translating to MNNSFWSTKKTVLFKWLKSLKANYKRILFFYLILLSVFAILLLIDQLTKTYLFNHEIISPNQSNEPQAESIYPIAKKYGGEDHGSGLLGIRSVWHHGVTIFENSNLAFIQFLSIALLVLILLFPLFTYEHQNWYAIAIALGMLAAGDFGNALDRFMFNNFVKDLFYVPFYENWLGKTVGTFNFADFSIFVGILSILIATIVSLIVNAYKKYKANKKKDQNDQEMNNEVA from the coding sequence ATGAATAATTCATTTTGAAGCACAAAGAAAACAGTTTTATTTAAGTGACTGAAAAGTTTAAAAGCAAATTACAAAAGAATTTTATTTTTCTATTTAATTTTACTTTCGGTTTTTGCAATTTTATTACTGATTGATCAACTTACCAAAACTTACTTATTCAATCATGAAATTATCTCTCCAAATCAATCGAATGAACCACAAGCAGAAAGTATTTACCCAATAGCTAAAAAATACGGTGGCGAAGACCATGGAAGTGGACTTTTAGGAATTCGTAGTGTATGACACCATGGAGTGACAATTTTCGAAAATTCAAACCTTGCTTTTATTCAATTTTTAAGCATTGCTTTACTTGTTTTAATTTTACTTTTCCCGCTTTTCACATACGAGCATCAAAATTGATATGCAATAGCAATTGCGCTTGGAATGTTAGCAGCAGGTGATTTTGGAAACGCTCTCGATCGTTTTATGTTTAATAACTTTGTGAAAGATCTGTTCTATGTACCTTTTTACGAAAACTGATTAGGTAAAACTGTTGGAACATTTAACTTTGCTGATTTTAGTATTTTTGTGGGTATTTTATCGATCTTAATAGCAACTATTGTTTCTTTAATTGTGAATGCTTATAAAAAATACAAAGCAAATAAGAAAAAAGACCAAAATGATCAAGAAATGAATAATGAAGTGGCCTAG